The Sander lucioperca isolate FBNREF2018 chromosome 4, SLUC_FBN_1.2, whole genome shotgun sequence DNA segment caatactcgattgataacagCGTCACCGTTCTAagaagatgagagagagagagagagagagagagactcagatATAGgctagattttcagcggagggaattacatgtaggctatttgtcggcttcttgagccgtgtgatgccaatgcgcacatcggtttgaattatatttttttatttgctctcacgatcacttcccactgccagggttgcaactgaaataataggctaaagcaacggcagtttatggaaaggacaagtgatcttgtgcctgactgatggggaagtgatattgataagtgttgtgatttatgcatttacagcgtcggctatttttttgccggctttccttcctgttttaggaagcagcgactgtattgcgttttgcctgcaaaaccgtgtctgtgttcttcatatttatgtataatTATAGTTtactcttcttatgtaaaatatgcggctctggtagatgtttgtgattggttgtgctgtgcaaacaccgcctcttttatgtgaacgtgcatgccgctggattgggaaaccccgggttgattgaactagttgttaaccaccgtcgtgacacagcttatgtggGACcgtggttgttaggttaggtgaagccgggtaactgaaagaaatccagggcatgttgatcttgattcgtagtacaggcctctgctttctgaaacggaccccagctgttttcatcattctgaaaccagaccACAACAAAGGTTGAGAATGACTGGTTGAGTTTCACTCCTGCCACCTTAAGAGAGACATTTACTAGTTTGGTGTTACTATTTTTAAGTTGCATAGAATAGGTAGGGTATTTTTGTTATAATATGCTGGAGTAGCGTTCACTCAATGAATGTTTAGCTGACAAATCTGCTACATTTGAATCCATCCAATAATATTCTGGGCTGCTTTAACTGCAATACACTTAGGAAAGCCATACATCTTCTGAATGCCCTAAGTCTCTAGTTTCAGGATGTAGAGTTTCATAAGGCTGTGATTATCCTACAGATCACAACAGGTCATTTGATACAGTGACAtcaagtttttttaaatggtgtcACTACAATGAAATGGCAAACATCCCAGATGAATACAATTGGGTCTCACCTTTCCAGTCATACTCAATTTATGCAATTCCAAGACCAGAAGTTTAGGGACCCCAGTATGCAGAAATATTCAAATACACAACTTTAGAATAGGCGAATATAACACATTTATACTGTACTGCATGAGACAAACTGCATTGTTTTTGCCCCGAACTGCATGGGATTATCATAAATGTCTGTAAAGGGGAGACTTGTGGGTACCCATAGAACAGATTTTAATTCAGATATCTTGAAGTGAGAGGTCAAGGGACCCCTTTTGAAAAGGACCATGCTAGTTTTTCCCTCGCCAAAATTTTGCCTAAATCTGGAGCGTTATTTATCACCCTTCCCAATAAGCTAGAATGACATGGTTGATACCACTGGATTCCTTAGGTTGTCTAGTGTCATATAGTAACATTAGTACAATTTAACCCAATTTGTACAAATAGCTTTAAAAGGGAACCCACTACAGCCTCTGAATGACCTTAAAGATCCATTAGCGCATTCATTCTTCTGTTTAGCACCTGAACAGTTAACGGAAGTGCTTTTACTATAGCTTGCTACTATAGAGATATTTTAGACAATTGAAATGCTTGTGTCCTTGTCGCAGACGTTTTCTTCGGAAGCCCAATGTAGCGGAGGCAAGTGAGCAGTTTGGTAAGTGCCAGCTAGTCTCTGCACAACCGTTGTAACCTAACGTTACCTTTACACTGTTAACGCCAAAATTACAGTATTTGTTCAGTATGCACGACATGACACCACCTTCAACCTTTCTCCTTGTTATCCTCCATTTTGTAGAGAACATGTGTCATCAAACGGTTTCTTCACAGTTTGCCTCGCAtgtattttgctgttttcaCCTGTTAGGTCAGTTAGCCAAGGAGCTGAAGCAGCAGGACTGCCTTCAGTATGCTGCCTTCTGTAACCTGGCCATGGCTAGGTGAGTTGACACTTATGTATTCTCACACCTTTTGCACCAGCTTGACCTGAACTACCTCAGTGTCTAACACAACACAAGAGACAACATTAAGTGATATTTTACACAATGGCCCACTTCTAACTTTGTGGCAACAATTTGGAAAAggtcctttattgtgtttgccCTCATGCACAAAGCAAGGTTCATACAGAAATGGCTTTCCAATTTGGTGTGGAAGAGCTTTAGTAAATGTATCTTGAACAGAGCACTGACCTTAGCCCCATCCAACATCTTTGCAACATTGCCAACTGCGAGCCAGACGTTATTACCCAAGATCAGTGGGCGACCTCGTTAATGTTCTTCTGGCTAATAAGAAGCAAAATCCCTCAAGCCAAGCTTCAAATTTTGTGCAAAGCTTTCCCAGACGAGAGGAGGCTGTTATAGCAACTTATTAATGCCCATGGTTGTAGTTTCAGCCATGTACTGTACCTAAAGTCCTCCCTTCACATCATAAAAGATTCTTCAAGCAACTGCTGTTTTTTGAAAAGCATGTAAATGTAATCATTTGTGACACGCTTGAACGGAACCATCAAAAATGTACTACATTGTCTGTGCATTAATTACCGTTAAGTAATTTGTCAGTTCTCCACCCACGTTATGCAAATCATACCATGTTTGTTAGGAACTTTTGGAATTTCTGCTACTATGTTTTAAATAGTCAGATCATCTCATAAAGGTACAGTCCAGATGACTCCTCTCTAGTTATTCATGTCCCATACAATAAACCACCACAGGGTGACAGAGATGTTGGTCTGGCCCAGAGAGAGCCTGTATGTATTCATAGTGATGACATGTTTACTGTTGTTTTTACACATCCTGAATGTCTTGACTGCAGGTGTGAGCAGACTCTTTTTAACGCTCCCGGAGAGGCTCTGGCGTTAACCGATGCTGCCCGCCTCTTTCTCTCATCTGAGAAGGAGAACCGGGCACTGCAGGCCCCGGGCTTTGATGAGCACCTTCAGGCTGCACTCAACTGCTACAGTTTTGCCATCAAGGTACATTATGATTCCTAGTTTTTTTCTGCTTAAAGCAACAGTTCTAAACACATCTGtgaaatatttgtaaaatacacaaatatttatagtatatatactgtatgcaatTTTTGTggaatatatagatatatagatagatagatagatagatagatagatagattgattgattgatagattgatagattgaTTCATTAAGGGTTTGCAGAATATATTATGGAGTAAATTTCTGTAGAGACTGTATAATAATGCTGATGTACAAATGGCTTACAGGTGCACATTGAGATGAACCAGCCTGTGATGGCAGCCAGCCTGTGTCTAGAACTTGGCAACGCACTGAAGGTTAAACTTTGGATCAGATCTTCAAGCTGTCCTAAAAGATACATTTTCCTGCTTTGATTTTAACTTGATATACTGTTATTCAAATGACATGTTAATCTCAACTCCTCTGGTTTCAATAGGAGATGAACAGACCAGGAGAGGCTATTGTTCACTACCAGAGGGCTGCTGAGTTGCAGACACAGACGCCAATTGAAGCTCTGCTGTCGATGGGAGAAATGGCCACGTGTAAAATTCTCACCCGTGAGTTCAGTCAGACTGTCTGATACATGTGATATGTAGctggtgtgtgttttatgtgcacATATGATTTGTCTTGATTTTTCTGCAGTTTAAGCTCTTGCGTTTTTGCAGGTGACTACGACGGTGCTTTGTCAGTGTTCACTGAGATGCAGCTGATGTGCCAGGAGAGAGGACTGCAGCTACCAGGCATCAGCACCCCTGTTGGTGAGACTTTTGCGTTTATCTACAGGCTCTACCTGGTATGAATGAATCCCCAGTGACAGAAGTTTTGGAATGGAGGCTAAATACAATATGTCAAAAACATTTCTATTGCTGAGATCAACAGCTGGATGTTTAAACAAAGACACCAGGATCAATTTTCAAAGGCAGTGTCTCACTTTCTGCTTTAATATCATTGTTGCATTTTATGTGATTACACTGACTGGAAAGTGGTGAAATATTGAACTCtcttcatttattttgtgtatCTTCATTTTCCTGAAAAAAGGTGCATTTCTGGACATTGTGGCAAAATGTGAGATCTCCAGAGTATTACTGCTGATGTTTCTTGAGGTAggcatgtttattttatataaaaagaaaagacattgCAAGAAAACCATCTATACCACAATATCTGTGTAATCCAAGTGGAAAATACTGCCTCAATAAGGGAAAATCATTTTTAGAATGTATGAATCAATCCAGTTCTGCATTTCACTAAACGTATGGAAAGCTATATTTTAACAGGGTTTTTATAAGTAGTATATCATAGTATATTATACTACTTATAAAGTAGTTTACTAAACTAATACTTATACTAGtataagtagtagtagtaggccaattgttagcactgtggcctcacagcaagaaggttctgggttcgaatccaggtaGTTTGtctgttctccccatgtttgcgtgggtttcctccgggtgctccagTTTCCCCCACCATCAGAAAACATGcactaggttctccagtcagtgcccttgatcaaggcactggctcagatctggagttggtccctgggcgctgtaaatggctgcccactgctcccttgagggatgggttaaatgcagagaatgaatttcactacatgtatgtgtatgtgacaataaagtaccttgaAGTAGTTGTGATGTAGTTGTAATGAAACACTGTGTACCCAGTGcaaagcatttttttatttaccagATACACAGCAAGATGTACATTTGCCAATTCTTTGTCAAACAGCCATCAACTAGCCAAAGGGGGAACTGTCAGAAAACAGAACTGTTACATTTTTAGCATTAAAAGAAGTAAACACCTCCACGCAACAGAAAATATTGCATTACTGATGCCAAGAGTATTGATATTATATGACACTATATTAATTATTTATCCCACATCTTTACATTATGTACTGGTGCAGCAGCACTTTGATGGTCtaatgttgctgttttctgtGCAGCCTCCACCTCAGAAGTTGTTGCCAGAACATGCCCAGACCCTGGAGAGATACGCATGGGAATCTTTTGACCCACACAGCCAAGGTAAATGCACCTCAATATTTATCTATTATCTATGAATTATAGACACTGTCTTTTCATTAGGAATGCAGATCATGAATCCTATGAGTGACATTTATTTGAAGTGTAAACATGGATCTTGTATTCTCTTTCAGTGACCTTCCTGCCTGAGAATGTTTTCTTGCTCCTGCAGTCCGTAGTCGTGAGTTTTCTCATCCACATATTTGGGGTTCACAGGATTTCCTGATCCTTGAAGTGAGGCAGGATGGTCTTCACGGCCTTCACGTGACAGAGATAA contains these protein-coding regions:
- the zgc:101679 gene encoding 40-kDa huntingtin-associated protein, producing the protein MAAEGDFLARYRAVSNKLKKRFLRKPNVAEASEQFGQLAKELKQQDCLQYAAFCNLAMARCEQTLFNAPGEALALTDAARLFLSSEKENRALQAPGFDEHLQAALNCYSFAIKVHIEMNQPVMAASLCLELGNALKEMNRPGEAIVHYQRAAELQTQTPIEALLSMGEMATCKILTRDYDGALSVFTEMQLMCQERGLQLPGISTPVGAFLDIVAKCEISRVLLLMFLEPPPQKLLPEHAQTLERYAWESFDPHSQVTFLPENVFLLLQSVVMACQEKDTESLKSLQTELWPFLTAEQNHLLHLVVQERITPSGQGI